CGCCGTGACATGCCCCGCCTCGCAGGCCTTCCACATCCCGTCCGGATGCGCCGCCAGATGGTCGAGATAGAGCTGACGCAGCTCCTGCTGTTGCTCGTAGGTCTTCAGCACGAGTACGGCATCGTCGAACAGGCTCACCGGTCCTTGTCGCCGTCGCCGTCGCCCTTGTCGTCCTTCTCGGGGGTGTCCTTCGTCAGGCCGTCCTTCTTGAGGTCGTCCTTTTCGAGCTTCGGCTTGGCGCCGCCGCCCGCGGCCTCGCCGAGCATCTTGTCGATCTCGGAGAAGTCGAGCTGCTCACGGTGGACGAAGCCGTCCGGGTCGTCCAGATCGGTGGCCGTCGGCAGCATGTCGGGGTGCTCCCACAGGCCGTCGCGCCCGTCCACGCCCCGCGCGTCGGTGAGCGAGGCCCACAGCCGGGACGCGTCCCGCAGTCGGCGCGGACGCAGCTGAAGACCGATCAGTGTCGCGAAGGTCTGCTCGGCGGGACCACCGGATGCCCGGCGCCTGCGCAGCGTCTCTCGCAGGGCGTCCGCCGACGTCAGCCGGGTCGAGGCGGCCTCGTGCACCACCGCGTCCACCCAGCCCTCGACCAGCGCGAGCGCGGTCTCAAGGCGGGCCAGCGACGCCTTCTGCTCCGCAGTGTCCTCCGGCTGGAACATGCCCTGCTGGAGAGCCTCCTGCAGTTGCTCCGGGTGCGTCGGGTCGAACTGCCCGACCACGTCCTCCAGCTTGGTCGTATCGACCTTGATCCCGCGTGCGTACGCCTCGACCGCGCCGAACAGATGCGAGCGCAGCCACGGCACATGGGCAAAGAGCCGCTGGTGGGCGGCCTCGCGCAGGGCCAGATACAGCCGCACTTCCTCCTTCGGCACCCCGAGGTCCTTGCCGAACGCCTCGATGTTCAGCGGCAGCAGCGCGGCCTTGCCGGCCGGGCCGAGCGGCAGGCCGATGTCGCTCGAGCCGACCACCTCGCCCGCCAGCACGCCCACGGCCTGGCCGATCTGCTGGCCGAACATCGCACCGCCCATGGAGCGCATCATGCCGATCAGCGGGCCCGCCATGGCCTGCATCTCCTCGGGCAGCACATCGCCCATCGCCAGGCCGACCCGCTCGGCGACCGGATCGACGAGCTGCTGCCACGCGGGGAGGGTCGCCTCGACCCACTCGGCGCGGCTCCATGCCACGGAGGTGCTCGCGCCGGAGGGCAGCGAGGTCGCTCCGTCCAGCCACAGATCGGCGAGACGCACGGCCTCCTCGACCGCGGTCCGCTCGGCCGGGCCCACGCTCTCGTCCTTGGTGCCGTCCGGCGTGCCCTGCGAGACCGTCTGGCGGGCGATCTGCTTGGCCATGTCCCAGTTCACGGGACCGCCCTCGTAACTCAGCATCTGGCCGAGCTGCTGAAAGGCCGCGCCCAGGTCGTTCGGGTTCAGGGAGCCGAACATCGCGGCGAACGGATTGTCCGCGCCGCCTTCCCCGGAACCGAACCCGAATGGATTCCCCGGGAACTGCCCGCCGGAGTCCTGGCCACCTCCGGCGGGATCCTTCTTCTTGCCCTCGTCGCCGTTCTCCGGCTCCTCCGGCGGAAGGCCGAATCCGAATGGGGTGTCACTCACGGGTTTCCTCGGCTCGTAGGGCCGTCGGCTTCCTGCCGACGGCGACTGCCCGACAACAACACCCAGCGTAGACATCCGGGCCCGCATATGGGCTCGGTGCTCCGCCGGCTCTTGGCCTGCGGCAGGATGGACGCCACCTGGTACGCACGCGTCATTCGTGTACGTACTGAAGACAACCGCTGGAGACGCCTGGTGAGTTCCCCAGATCCGCAGGTTCGCGCAGCGCGAAACCGCTCAACCCAGACCTCGGGCCGAGGGTCCGCCGCCCGTGGTCCCGTCGTCGCGGTCACCGGCGCCGCCTCCGGCGTCGGTGACCTGCTCGTACGGCGTCTTGCCGCGTCCGAGGAGGTCAAGCAGGTCGTCGCGATCGACGAGCGCCGGGGCGAGGTCCCCGAGGCGCAGTGGCACATCCTCGACGTACGCGATCCGGCCATCGCGGAGAAGCTGCGCGGCGCGGACGTGGTGGTGCACCTGGCGCTCGATCTCGACCTGGAGACCGACTCCGCCGCCCGTACGGCGTACAACGTGCGCGGTACGCAGACCGTGCTGACGGCGGCGGCCGCGGCCGGCGTCCACCGGGTCGTTCTGTGCACGTCCGCGATGGTCTACGGGGCGCTGCCCGACAACGACATCCCGCTCTCCGAGGACGCTGAGCTGCGCGCCACCGCCGAGGCGACGGGCGTCGGTGACCTGCTGGAGATCGAGCGTCTGGGCCGCCGTGCGCCCCGCGCCCACCCTGGGCTCAGCGTCACGGTGGTAAGACCCGCCGTCCTGGTGGGCGGTACTGACACCGCCCTCACCCGCTATTTCGAGTCGCCGCGTCTCCTTGTGGTCGCCGGATCGCGTCCCACCTGGCAGTTCTGCCATGTCGAGGACCTGGTGAGCGCGCTCGAGTACGCCGCGCTGGAGAAGGTCGACGGTGAGCTCGCGGTCGGCTGCGACGGCTGGCTGGAGCAGGAGGAGGTCGAGGAGCTCAGTGGCATCCGCCGGATGGAGCTCCCCTCGGCGGTCGCTCTGGGCGCCGCGGCCCGGCTCCACCGGATCGGCCTCACACCGTCCCCGGCCGGGGATCTGGCGTACACCATGCATCCCTGGGTGGTCAGCGTGAGCCGCCTCCACGACGCGGGCTGGCGTCCCCAGTGGACCAATGAGGAGGTCCTCTCGGCGCTGCTCGAGGAGGTGGAGGGCCGCCATACCGTCGCCGGCCGTCGCCTCGGCCGCAAGGACGCCACGGCGGCGGGCGCCGCCGGTGCGACGGTGGCGCTGCTCGGTACGGCCGCGCTGGTGCGGCGCGCCCGCAAGGCGCGGCGCCGTATGTAGGAGGCTCCAACGACGGGCGGCCCCGACCGGTCGAAATCGCTATTCCGCGCTGTCAGTGCGGTACGGCACGATGGAGGGCATGGCAAGCAGGTACGACCACCCCGGCGAGCAAGCCGCGAGCGACCCGATCCGGCTGCTCGCGATCCGCGACACCCCGCTCTCCGTCGACGAGGTCTTCGCGGCCGTCGGCGACGACGCGAGCGGCGGTACGGCGCTCTTCGTCGGCACCGTGCGCAACCACGACAGCGGCGCGGATGTCGACACCCTGGGGTACTCCTGCCACCCCACGGCCGAGGCCGAGATGCGCCGCGTCGCCGAGAAGGTCACCGCGCAGTTCCCGGTGCGGGCGCTGGCCGCTG
The Streptomyces lunaelactis genome window above contains:
- a CDS encoding zinc-dependent metalloprotease; the protein is MSDTPFGFGLPPEEPENGDEGKKKDPAGGGQDSGGQFPGNPFGFGSGEGGADNPFAAMFGSLNPNDLGAAFQQLGQMLSYEGGPVNWDMAKQIARQTVSQGTPDGTKDESVGPAERTAVEEAVRLADLWLDGATSLPSGASTSVAWSRAEWVEATLPAWQQLVDPVAERVGLAMGDVLPEEMQAMAGPLIGMMRSMGGAMFGQQIGQAVGVLAGEVVGSSDIGLPLGPAGKAALLPLNIEAFGKDLGVPKEEVRLYLALREAAHQRLFAHVPWLRSHLFGAVEAYARGIKVDTTKLEDVVGQFDPTHPEQLQEALQQGMFQPEDTAEQKASLARLETALALVEGWVDAVVHEAASTRLTSADALRETLRRRRASGGPAEQTFATLIGLQLRPRRLRDASRLWASLTDARGVDGRDGLWEHPDMLPTATDLDDPDGFVHREQLDFSEIDKMLGEAAGGGAKPKLEKDDLKKDGLTKDTPEKDDKGDGDGDKDR
- a CDS encoding SDR family oxidoreductase yields the protein MSSPDPQVRAARNRSTQTSGRGSAARGPVVAVTGAASGVGDLLVRRLAASEEVKQVVAIDERRGEVPEAQWHILDVRDPAIAEKLRGADVVVHLALDLDLETDSAARTAYNVRGTQTVLTAAAAAGVHRVVLCTSAMVYGALPDNDIPLSEDAELRATAEATGVGDLLEIERLGRRAPRAHPGLSVTVVRPAVLVGGTDTALTRYFESPRLLVVAGSRPTWQFCHVEDLVSALEYAALEKVDGELAVGCDGWLEQEEVEELSGIRRMELPSAVALGAAARLHRIGLTPSPAGDLAYTMHPWVVSVSRLHDAGWRPQWTNEEVLSALLEEVEGRHTVAGRRLGRKDATAAGAAGATVALLGTAALVRRARKARRRM
- a CDS encoding molybdenum cofactor biosynthesis protein MoaE — translated: MASRYDHPGEQAASDPIRLLAIRDTPLSVDEVFAAVGDDASGGTALFVGTVRNHDSGADVDTLGYSCHPTAEAEMRRVAEKVTAQFPVRALAAVHRVGDLEVGDLAVVVAVSCPHRGEAFEACRKLIDDLKHEVPIWKHQKFSDGTEEWVGAC